Proteins encoded in a region of the Sceloporus undulatus isolate JIND9_A2432 ecotype Alabama chromosome 11, SceUnd_v1.1, whole genome shotgun sequence genome:
- the RPA1 gene encoding replication protein A 70 kDa DNA-binding subunit — protein MALRLSEGAIAAIMKGDNSVKPVLQLINIRPISSSSGPPRYRMLMSDGVNTLSSCMLATQLNSMVDDKTLTANAICQINRFIMNTLKDGRRVMIMMDLTVLRAGDANAPKIGNPVQYVEGAEQSVKPQQSPGLAANPAPSHPPQHQNSSPGAGVASPSGMAAKYGGLSKVPGKGPGHYFANTPEGSQTKVVPIASLNPYQSKWTICARVTQKGQIRTWSNSRGEGKLFSIELVDESGEIRATAFNDQVDKYFPLIELNKVYYFSKGYLKVAKMQYTAVKNEYEIAFSHDTSVIPCEDAQHLPSIQFDFVSVGDLESVSKDRLVDVIGICKSYGDATKITIRSSNREVFKRDMELMDMSGKTVTVTLWGTEAEKFDGSQQPVVAIKGARVSDFGGRSLSVITSSTVIINPDRPEAFKLRGWFDSEGQLLEATSISNARTGPAGDGNANWKTLHEVKTENLGQGDKADYFSCVGTVVYLRKENCMYQACPTPDCNKKVIDEQNGLYCCEKCNKQFPNFKYRMTLGVNIVDFQDNLWITCFQEAAETILGQNAAYLGELRAKDEQAFGEVLDNATFTTYEFRIRIKLETFNDESRVKATVMDVKPVNHKEQAKRLILTIRRNAELLG, from the exons GCCATCATGAAAGGGGACAACTCTGTGAAACCCGTTCTCCAGCTCATT AACATCCGTCCCATCTCTAGCAGCAGTGGTCCTCCGCGTTACCGGATGCTGATGAGTGATGGCGTGAACACGCTTTCCT CTTGCATGCTGGCAACACAGCTGAACTCCATGGTTGATGACAAAACCTTGACAGCAAACGCAATCTGTCAAATTAACCGCTTCATCATGAACACCCTTAAAGATGGAAG GAGAGTGATGATTATGATGGATTTAACTGTTCTCCGAGCTGGCGATGCCAACGCCCCTAAGATTGGCAATCCAGTGCAGTATGTGGAAG GAGCTGAGCAATCCGTGAAGCCACAGCAGAGCCCCGGCCTAGCAGCCAACCCAGCACCAAGCCACCCACCCCAGCACCAGAACAGCAGCCCAGGAGCTG GTGTCGCTTCACCCTCAGGAATGGCGGCGAAGTATGGTGGCCTTTCCAAGGTTCCTGGGAAAGGGCCAGGCCACTACTTTGCGAACACCCCAGAGGGCTCCCAGACCAAAGTGGTGCCCATTGCCAGCTTGAATCCGTACCAGTCCAA GTGGACTATTTGCGCCCGGGTGACTCAAAAAGGACAGATCCGAACATGGAGCAACTCACGTGGAGAAGGGAAGCTGTTCTCCATAGAGCTGGTGGATGAAAGT GGTGAGATCCGAGCAACGGCCTTTAATGACCAAGTGGACAAGTATTTCCCTCTCATTGAGTTGAACAAG GTCTATTACTTCTCCAAAGGCTACCTGAAGGTAGCCAAAATGCAATACACGGCCGTGAAGAACGAGTACGAGATTGCATTTTCCCACGACACCTCTGTCATCCCCTGTGAGGACGCTCAGCACCTCCCCAGCATCCAGTTCGACTTTGTTTCCGTCGGCGACTTGGAGAGTGTCAGCAAAGACCGTCTTGTAG ATGTCATTGGCATCTGCAAGAGCTATGGGGATGCTACAAAGATCACCATCAGGTCCTCCAACCGGGAAGTCTTCAAGAGGGACATGGAATTGATGGACATGTCTGGCAAGACAGTGACTGTCACTCTCTGGGGAACGGAA GCTGAGAAGTTTGATGGCTCTCAGCAGCCTGTGGTGGCCATCAAAGGAGCCAGAGTTTCAGATTTTGGTGGCCGGAGCCTCTCGGTCATTACGTCGAGCACCGTCATCATAAACCCTGATCGCCCCGAGGCCTTCAAGCTCCGCGGATG gtTTGACTCAGAAGGGCAGCTCCTGGAGGCCACCTCCATATCCAACGCCCGGACTGGGCCCGCAGGAGATGGGAACGCCAACTGGAAAACTCTGCACGAGGTTAAAACCGAGAACCTAGGTCAAGGAGATAAG GCTGATTACTTCAGTTGTGTGGGCACAGTGGTCTACTTGCGGAAGGAGAACTGTATGTACCAGGCGTGCCCAACCCCGGACTGCAATAAGAAAGTCATTGATGAGCAGAATGGGCTGTATTGCTGTGAAAAATGCAACAAGCAGTTCCCCAACTTCAAGTACCGCATGACCCTTGGG GTGAACATTGTTGACTTCCAAGACAATCTGTGGATCACTTGCTTCCAGGAGGCTGCGGAGACCATCCTGGGGCAGAACGCAGCCTATCTTGGAGAACTGAGGGCAAAG GATGAACAAGCCTTCGGCGAGGTGCTCGATAATGCCACGTTCACCACCTACGAATTTCGCATCAGGATCAAGCTGGAGACTTTCAAC GACGAGTCACGCGTGAAGGCAACAGTCATGGATGTAAAGCCGGTCAACCACAAGGAGCAGGCCAAGCGACTGATCCTGACCATCAGGAGGAACGCTGAGCTGCTGGGTTGA